TAACTAATCCATGCTCTTTAATAAGTTTTGTTTCTATTTGCTTTTTAATATTTCTTAAAAAGTCCAAATTTGTTGCAACTTTATGTATAGATACAAAAGGATAAGTAGTTGTTATTTGTTGTGTATATCTATTGAAAATAGTATCAATAATATTCATTCCTGTATATTCATCTAACTCTTTTTGTCTTTGTGAACAGATTATTTTTATCTGTTTTTTTGCTCTATTTGTTTTTACCATATCAATCCATGAACATCTTGGAATTATATGGTCAGTTGTTTTAATAGATACAATATCTGAACTTTTTAGTTCTGTTAAAAGTGGTTTTTTTATTTTATTTATATAACATTCAAATGCATTTTTCCCTACATCTGTGTGAACTGCATATGCAAAATCATAAGCAGTTGAACCTCTTGGAAGATTAAAAGTATCACCATGTGGTGAGTAAACTACTATCTCTTCTGAGTATAAATCATCTTTTGTATCAGCATAAAACTCTTCAACATTTTCATTTGAGAACTCTAAAGATTTTAACCAATTTAAATTTGGTCCATTTTTAGCACCACTTTTATATTTCCAGTGTGCAGCAATTCCATACTCTGCAATTTTGTGCATCTCAAATGTTCTAATTTGTATTTCATAGATTTTAGAATTATAAAATACTGTTGTATGTATAGTTCTATAACCATTCTCTTTTGGTGTTGATACATAATCTTTAAATCTTGAAATCAAAGGCTTATAAGCTAAATGTAAATGTCCTAAAACTTTATAACAGTCTATCTCTTCTGGAACTAAAACTCTTATTGCAAGTAAGTCAAGAACTTCATCTATTGTTACACCTTTTCTTTGCATTTTTAGATATATAGAGTAGTGGTGTTTTATTCTACTTAATATTTTTACTTTTGAAGAGTCATAACCATTTTTTTCTAGAACTATTTTAGTATTAGTAATAAAATTATTAAAAGTTAATTGAATTGCATGTTCATACTCTTTTATAAATGCATCAATTTTTTTATACTCTTCTGGGTAAATATAATAAAAAGCTAAATCTTCAAGGTGATTTTTAAGTGTAGAAATACCTAATCTATGTGCAATTGGTACATAAACAACTAAAGTCTCTTCAGCAATTCTTTTTTGTTTTTGTTCATTTAGTGCATCAAGTGTTAGCATATTGTGAAGTCTATCACAAAGTTTTACTAATAAAACTCTAACATCATCAATTGAGGCAATTAACATTTTTCTAAAAGTCATAGCAGAAGACATAGTTTTAGAATTAGAAATTGATGAAGAAAACTCATGTTCTCTTATCTCTACTATTTTTGTAAGACCATCAACCATATGAGAGATATCTTCTCCCCAGTTATCTTTTACAAAATTTAAATCATATTTTGTATCTTCTACTACATCATGTAATAAAGAAGTTGCAATTACTGCTTCATCTTGGCTAAAGTGAGAAATGATTGTTGCTACTAAAATAGGGTGTACAACATAAGGTTCACCACTTTTTCTAAATTGATTTTCGTGAGCTTTGATACAAAAATCAATAATGCTTTTTAGTTTAGGAGTAAGTTCTGTGTTCTTTTTTAGTTCATTTATAGCATCATCAATTGTATTAATGCTTTGGATTTTTTCTATAAATGGATCCATATTATCTCAATAAAGAAATTATAAAAGCTAATGCTTTTATAATTTAATCTTCTTTATCTACTAAACCTTCAATAACTAATAATCCATTTGCAATTTCATCAATTGCGATATCAGTATATTTCATGTTTTGAGTATTTTGTTCTAATAAAGGTTTTGCACCTTTACTTAATTCATCAGCTCTTTGACCAACAGCAATTGATAAAATATATCTATCATTATTTACTTTTTCTAAAGCTTTTGACATTCTTTCTTCTAATCTTAACATTCACAATCCTTTATTTAACAATTGAGCATCTACTAAAATCACCATTAATGATTTTTAATAGATTACCTTTTTCATTCATATTTGCTACAACAATTGGTAGTTTGTTGTCTTTTGCTAATGCAATCGCAGTATCATCCATAACTTTGATATGATCTTCTAATGCATCATCATAAGTTAATGTTTCAAGTTTAACAGCATCTGCATATTTCATTGGATCTTTATCATAAACACCATCAACTTTAGTAGCTTTAATTAACATAGATGCATTAATTTCTGTTGCTCTTAATGTTGCTGCTGTATCAGTTGTAAAATATGGGTTACCTGTACCTGCACTGAAAATTACAACTCTATTTTTTTCAAAATGTCTAATTGCTTTTCTAACAATAAAAGATTCAGCAATTTGTTCCATTTTAATAGCAGTTTGTAATCTTGCACTTAAACCTTTGTGCTCTAAAGCTTCTTGCATAGCAACACCGTTAATAACAGTTGCTAACATTCCCATATAATCTGCACTAGTTCTTTTTATAATACCATCAGCTGCTGCAGTTACACCTCTAATAATATTACCACCACCAATAACGATACCAACTTCAATACCATTATCAACTAAGTTTTTAATTTCATCTGCGATATAGTCCAAGATTTGAGTATCTATACCGTAACCTTCTTCACCAGCTAACGCTTCACCAGAAAATTTAACAAGTACTCTTTTATTCATCGATTTCCTTTAAGAATTTCGTGATTATATCTAAAAAAAAATTAATAATGATTTAAGAATAGAGATTTAACTAACTGCCCATTCAAAAAAAGGAAGAACTTCTACTTCAATTTCATTGACTTTAAAATTTTCATTATACCCAACTGTAACTATATCAATTTTCTCAATTTCTAACTCTTTAAATGCTTTATTTAACTTTTTTACAATTGAATTTTTTAATAAAGGGTTAAAAAAAGGAATTGATAAAACAATATATTTTTCCTCTTTTACATAAAAATCTACATTATCAGTATAAAATATACTATCATAATTAGACTCTAATTGTAAAAATACCATATTTGTAAACTCATTTTTGAATTTTTTTGCATGAGTTATAGCATTTAAAAATGCATGATTATAAGAGTATATCTTTTTTACAGCTTTTTCTTGTTTATATTTAGGTAAAAAATATACAAGTCCTGAATTTTCATAGATTTTAACTACTTCATAAAACTTATCTTTTGATATTTTCATCACATTTTTTAGGGTATTAAACAGTTGAAAAAGAGATTTCTTTTCATCAATATTTAAAAATAGAATTTTTAATATTTTTTCAAAAGTTTCATCTTTTGCATAAAGTCTTAAAATTTCTTGCAGCCTTTTTTCTTTATTGTACTCTTCTAAGTTTACAACTCCTGGCATATTTCCATATTTTAAAAAGTTGTTAAAAGCTTGAGTTGCAGTGTGATATCTATTTTCATGTAATAAATACTCTTCAAAGTCTAATGCTTTAACTTGAAGTTTTTCAAAACCTTTTATATCTATATTATTATGAGAAGAGATAATTACACTTTCACAATTTGGTATTTCAAATGAGAAATCAAAATTTTCTAAAATAACGACTTTTATTTGATTTTGGATTATAAACTCTTCCAAATAAACTTTTATCTCTTCTAAATCATTTCTAAAATCATTGAAATCTATGTATATGTATTCGTCAGTATTAAAGTTTGATAAATAATCGTAAATAAGATATGTTTTACCACATTTAGGTGCACCAAAGATAAAAGTCTTTGGTGCAGTAATTTTTGCTTTTCTCTCTAAAAAATTTATTTTAGAAAAGTCAAGTTCATAACATACTTCTAATGTTTTCATTATTTCTTATTATTTAAATTAATTGCTTCTTTTATTGCATTGATATAGCTTTTTGTATTTACATTTACATTTTTGTATGCAATATCAAAAGCAGTTCCATGGTCAACAGAAGTTCTAATTATTGGTAGATTTAAACTTACATTTATACTTTGGTCAAAATATAATGCTTTTAAAGGAGCTAATCCTTGGTCGTGATACATACAAACAAAATATTTGCAGTTCTTTCTATTTGCTTTAGAAAATGCAGTATCAGGAACAACTGGGCCTTTAAATACATCTTTATTTAGTTTTTTATTTGCATTTTTTATTGCTTTAAAGATTTCTACTTCTTCATTTCCTAAAACACCATTATCACTTGCATGAGGATTTAATCCTAAAACTTGAATATGTTCTTGTTTTACACTTTGATAAAAATCACATAAAAATTTAGTCAAGTCTTGTTCATTTATTTTTTTAGCAACTTTTTTTAATGCAATGTGTTCTGTAAATAAAGCAACAAAAAGTTTTTTGCAACCAAGCATCATAATTGCATTTTCTCCAAAATATCTTCTTAATACTTCAGTATGACCTTTAAAATCAATATTTGCTTTATTCCAAGACTCTTTATTTATTGGAAGCGTTACAACAGCTTGAGTTTTATTTTCATTTGTTAAGTTTATAGCTTCAATAAAAGAATCATAAGAGTATTTACCACTTTTTTTTGATACTTGTCCTGGTTTTATTTCAAAGTCACCTTTAACTTTATGTGTTGTGAAATCTTTAGGTATTTCAATATTTAAAAGTTTTGCACCTTGTTGTAAAAGTGATTTATTTACACAATAAATTGGATTACAAATCTTTTTAATTTTTTCATGGCTTTGTAGTGCTATTTGTAGACCAATTCCATTTAAATCACCAATAGAAATTGCTATATTTGGTTTCATTTTATTAACTCTTTCATATCTAAAATAGCTTGGTATAATCCACTAAATACAGAACGTGCAATAATACTTTGACCTATATTTAACTCACTAATTGATTTGATTTTTGATATTTGTCTAACATTTTGATAATTTAGACCATGACCAGCTGCAACTTTTAAATCTAATTTTACAGCTTGATTTGAAGCTTTTTTTATCTGTTTTTTTGATTTGTCAAGTTTTTCTTTTAGAACTTCTCTTGAAAGTTCTAACTCTTTAATACTGTGATGTGTATTTGATAGATTTCCATAAAGCATTGCATAGATATTTGCAAATGTTCCTGTATGAAGCTCTACCCATTCAACTTCAAGTTTTGAACTTAGTTCTATCATCTCTTTTGTTGGATCAATAAATAGTGATACTTCAATTTCATTTTCATGTAGTTGTTTTATAGCTTTTTGAATTTTTTTATAATTAGTCTTTAAATCCAGTCCACCTTCAGTTGTAACTTCTTGTCTATTTTCTGGAACTAAAGTCGCTCTTTGTGGTTTTAGTTTGCAAACTATATCAATGATTTCTTCATTTATTGAACACTCTAAATTTACAGGAAGTGTAGAAGTTTTTATAATATTTTTTGCATCTTCATCATGAATATGTCTTCTATCTTCTCTTAAGTGAATAGTAATTTGGTCTGCATTTGCAAGTTTACAAACTCCTAATGCATCTAATGGATTTGGGTCATTTATTTTTCTTGCTTCTCTTAATACAGCAATATGGTCGATGTTTACACCAAGTAACACAATATATCCTTTAATTTATTTTATAAGGATATGGTATCTAATATTTGATTTTATAAGAATAAAGTAAGAAATTAAAAGAGTATCTTTACGATAACTCTTTTAATGTAGATATATTTGCAGCTAGTTTATTTTGAACTTCTAAATATTCAAGTTCATTTACAGAATCAGCAACAACTCCAGCACCAGCTTGGAATACAATTTTATCATCTGTAATAAGACTAGTTCTAATAGTAATAGCACTATCCATATTTCCATCAAAACCAAAATATGCGATACTTCCACTATAAAAACTTCTTTTAATTCCTTCAAATTGAGCAATTAGTTCCATTGCTCTAATCTTAGGAGCACCTGTCATTGTTCCTGCTGTGAATGTTGCAGCAAAAAGATCAAACATATCATATTGTTCATCTATCATAGCTTCTACATCTGAAACCATGTGCATAACATGAGAATATTTTTCAACTCTCATTAAATCTGTAACTTTAACAGTTCCAGCCTTTGCAACTCTACCAACATCATTTCTACCCAAATCAACAAGCATAATGTGTTCAGCTCTCTCTTTATCATCACCTAACATCTCTTTTTCAAGTTCAAGGTCTCTATTGATGTTTTTACCTCTTTTTCTTGTACCAGCAATTGGTCTAAGTAAAATATTTCCATCAACTAATTTAACCATAACTTCAGGTGAACTTCCTGCAATTGAAAAATCTTCATATTTCAAAAAGAATAGATATGGACTTGGATTTTTACTTCTTAATGCTCTATAAAAACTTAAGTGGTCAACTTTTGCTTTTTGAATAAATCTATTTGACATAAGAAGTTGAAATACATCTCCACTTGTAATCATCTCTTTTGCTTTTTCTACCATTTCAAAAAATTGCTCTTTTGTATAGTTGAATTTTCCTTCATCTAATAAAACAGCTTTCTTTAAAGGAGTATAAGTATATGGAGTGAATAACTCTTTTTCTATTTTTTCTAGTTCATCTTTTTTTGATTCAAGGGAAGTAACCATCACAAGTTTTGATGTTTTGTGTGAAAAACCTAAAATGATTTTAGGTCTGATTAAATCTACATCAGCAATATCAAGTTGGTCTTCTAAATTAGCCATTGATTTTTTAAGTGTTGGTTCAAACTCTTTTACTACATCAAAACCTACACTTCCAATAAATCCATCTATAAGTCCGATTCCTAACTCATTTGCTTTATCTTTAAATATCTGTTTATCAAATTTTTTATAGTAATTTTGAAGATATTTTAAAGGATTTGATTCTACTTCTTTAATATCTCCTTGTTCATCTTTGTGGAAACATTTGCTATTTTTATACCAAATTCTTTCTCTATCACCTATAATAATGAAAGAGTAGTTACCTTCACTTGAGTTAACTGTACTTTCAAATAAAAATGTAATTTCATCTTTATAAAGTTTTTCCATTTTTTCATAAATAGAAACAGGTGTAAATTGGTCTAAAAATAGCTCTTTTGAATAAAATGTCATATTATATGCCTCTAAAATCTAAGTATAAATGCACTTGAAATATTTAGTTTTCTTTTTATAGTTGATATATTTTTTTCTGCATTTGCTCTACTATTAAATGGACCAATTAATACTTTATTATAAACTTTACCATTTACAGTAACTTTATATATTGTATAGCTAAATCCACTACTTTGAATTTTGTCTAAATATTTTTTTGCTGGTTGTCTTGAAAAGGCTCCAACTTGTACATATGTTCCACTAGGTTTAGAAGAACTAACTTTTGTTGGTGCTTTTTTTACAACTTTTGGTTTTTGAACTGGTTTTGGTTTTTGAACAACTTTTTCAGCAACTTTTTTAACTTCTTGAACTTTTGGTTGTTCTACAACTTCTGGTTCTTCTTTTACTCCAAAAACATCAGGTTTTGACTCTTCAATTTGTTGAGCTTTTTTCTCTTTTTCTTCTATTGAATCAATATTTAACTCTTCATCAGCTTTCTCTTCAATTTGAGAATTTTGAGTCTGTTCTTTTATGTTTTTTAATTTTTCATCAATTATTTTTTGGTACTGTTTTTCAATGTTGTCATTTTCTAAAACTTGTTCTTCTTTAGCTGTTGGTTCATTTGAAAATGAGTTATTCTCTTCTTTAGGACTATTTAAAAGACGAATAATTACTATTGTTAGTAAAAAAAGTATTATTAAAACAAGACCTAAAATAAGATATTTCTTTTTATTTGTCTCATTTGTGCTAGGAGAAGGAGTACCATTTAGCATAATATCTCCTAACTCATTGTTATTTGAAATATCAACTCTTGCTGCTTCTTCTTCATATGCATTTTTTGCACTATTAATATTAACATTAGATGCTATTTCATC
The window above is part of the Arcobacter sp. CECT 8986 genome. Proteins encoded here:
- a CDS encoding RelA/SpoT family protein, which translates into the protein MDPFIEKIQSINTIDDAINELKKNTELTPKLKSIIDFCIKAHENQFRKSGEPYVVHPILVATIISHFSQDEAVIATSLLHDVVEDTKYDLNFVKDNWGEDISHMVDGLTKIVEIREHEFSSSISNSKTMSSAMTFRKMLIASIDDVRVLLVKLCDRLHNMLTLDALNEQKQKRIAEETLVVYVPIAHRLGISTLKNHLEDLAFYYIYPEEYKKIDAFIKEYEHAIQLTFNNFITNTKIVLEKNGYDSSKVKILSRIKHHYSIYLKMQRKGVTIDEVLDLLAIRVLVPEEIDCYKVLGHLHLAYKPLISRFKDYVSTPKENGYRTIHTTVFYNSKIYEIQIRTFEMHKIAEYGIAAHWKYKSGAKNGPNLNWLKSLEFSNENVEEFYADTKDDLYSEEIVVYSPHGDTFNLPRGSTAYDFAYAVHTDVGKNAFECYINKIKKPLLTELKSSDIVSIKTTDHIIPRCSWIDMVKTNRAKKQIKIICSQRQKELDEYTGMNIIDTIFNRYTQQITTTYPFVSIHKVATNLDFLRNIKKQIETKLIKEHGLVTRFKILASKLKTHKFDNILIYSNFSINSVLFDHCCHPKFGDDIVAFKSGNKAIIHHKMCDKAYKKIKSKHNMLFCKWTKDTLYPYKMVVSLANTKGELAKLLMYMSKYEGYILSVDYGREKHSYRQYCDIEFEINNSNVEEVRKIVEQKAKVIEFTSKKDAYNK
- a CDS encoding DNA-directed RNA polymerase subunit omega translates to MLRLEERMSKALEKVNNDRYILSIAVGQRADELSKGAKPLLEQNTQNMKYTDIAIDEIANGLLVIEGLVDKED
- the pyrH gene encoding UMP kinase, encoding MNKRVLVKFSGEALAGEEGYGIDTQILDYIADEIKNLVDNGIEVGIVIGGGNIIRGVTAAADGIIKRTSADYMGMLATVINGVAMQEALEHKGLSARLQTAIKMEQIAESFIVRKAIRHFEKNRVVIFSAGTGNPYFTTDTAATLRATEINASMLIKATKVDGVYDKDPMKYADAVKLETLTYDDALEDHIKVMDDTAIALAKDNKLPIVVANMNEKGNLLKIINGDFSRCSIVK
- a CDS encoding ATP-binding protein is translated as MKTLEVCYELDFSKINFLERKAKITAPKTFIFGAPKCGKTYLIYDYLSNFNTDEYIYIDFNDFRNDLEEIKVYLEEFIIQNQIKVVILENFDFSFEIPNCESVIISSHNNIDIKGFEKLQVKALDFEEYLLHENRYHTATQAFNNFLKYGNMPGVVNLEEYNKEKRLQEILRLYAKDETFEKILKILFLNIDEKKSLFQLFNTLKNVMKISKDKFYEVVKIYENSGLVYFLPKYKQEKAVKKIYSYNHAFLNAITHAKKFKNEFTNMVFLQLESNYDSIFYTDNVDFYVKEEKYIVLSIPFFNPLLKNSIVKKLNKAFKELEIEKIDIVTVGYNENFKVNEIEVEVLPFFEWAVS
- the pdxA gene encoding 4-hydroxythreonine-4-phosphate dehydrogenase, with the translated sequence MKPNIAISIGDLNGIGLQIALQSHEKIKKICNPIYCVNKSLLQQGAKLLNIEIPKDFTTHKVKGDFEIKPGQVSKKSGKYSYDSFIEAINLTNENKTQAVVTLPINKESWNKANIDFKGHTEVLRRYFGENAIMMLGCKKLFVALFTEHIALKKVAKKINEQDLTKFLCDFYQSVKQEHIQVLGLNPHASDNGVLGNEEVEIFKAIKNANKKLNKDVFKGPVVPDTAFSKANRKNCKYFVCMYHDQGLAPLKALYFDQSINVSLNLPIIRTSVDHGTAFDIAYKNVNVNTKSYINAIKEAINLNNKK
- a CDS encoding pyridoxine 5'-phosphate synthase, producing MLLGVNIDHIAVLREARKINDPNPLDALGVCKLANADQITIHLREDRRHIHDEDAKNIIKTSTLPVNLECSINEEIIDIVCKLKPQRATLVPENRQEVTTEGGLDLKTNYKKIQKAIKQLHENEIEVSLFIDPTKEMIELSSKLEVEWVELHTGTFANIYAMLYGNLSNTHHSIKELELSREVLKEKLDKSKKQIKKASNQAVKLDLKVAAGHGLNYQNVRQISKIKSISELNIGQSIIARSVFSGLYQAILDMKELIK
- a CDS encoding anthranilate synthase component I family protein, whose translation is MTFYSKELFLDQFTPVSIYEKMEKLYKDEITFLFESTVNSSEGNYSFIIIGDRERIWYKNSKCFHKDEQGDIKEVESNPLKYLQNYYKKFDKQIFKDKANELGIGLIDGFIGSVGFDVVKEFEPTLKKSMANLEDQLDIADVDLIRPKIILGFSHKTSKLVMVTSLESKKDELEKIEKELFTPYTYTPLKKAVLLDEGKFNYTKEQFFEMVEKAKEMITSGDVFQLLMSNRFIQKAKVDHLSFYRALRSKNPSPYLFFLKYEDFSIAGSSPEVMVKLVDGNILLRPIAGTRKRGKNINRDLELEKEMLGDDKERAEHIMLVDLGRNDVGRVAKAGTVKVTDLMRVEKYSHVMHMVSDVEAMIDEQYDMFDLFAATFTAGTMTGAPKIRAMELIAQFEGIKRSFYSGSIAYFGFDGNMDSAITIRTSLITDDKIVFQAGAGVVADSVNELEYLEVQNKLAANISTLKELS
- a CDS encoding SPOR domain-containing protein; protein product: MEIKGEDFLKKVQKRQETEELEQRLSQLKQEDEIASNVNINSAKNAYEEEAARVDISNNNELGDIMLNGTPSPSTNETNKKKYLILGLVLIILFLLTIVIIRLLNSPKEENNSFSNEPTAKEEQVLENDNIEKQYQKIIDEKLKNIKEQTQNSQIEEKADEELNIDSIEEKEKKAQQIEESKPDVFGVKEEPEVVEQPKVQEVKKVAEKVVQKPKPVQKPKVVKKAPTKVSSSKPSGTYVQVGAFSRQPAKKYLDKIQSSGFSYTIYKVTVNGKVYNKVLIGPFNSRANAEKNISTIKRKLNISSAFILRF